From a single Vicugna pacos chromosome 4, VicPac4, whole genome shotgun sequence genomic region:
- the RGS3 gene encoding regulator of G-protein signaling 3 isoform X7 encodes MFESEADEKREMPLEEGKGLGAKDAPPGKDPSPDQEPPPGQALPPKEDSSSDQEPSAGPESLPSKDSPSCKEPPPGQDPSPSKDSPPCQESPSASVLSPCQDLPAKQEPPPSQDPLLSKDLPASQDPPVQDLPPCQDLPPSQATLVAEVVAGETTSSGDPPAVTGDPPVASRPNFVIPEVRLDSAYSQKTGADGGSSGDEEDAEEAEEGDEGEEDEDEDTSDDNYGERSEAKRSSMIETGQGAEGGLSLHVQNSLRRRTHSEGSLLQEARGPCFASDTTLHCSDGEGTASTWAMPSPRTLKKELGRNGGSMHHLSLFFTGHRKMSGPDTVGDDDEASRKRKSKNLAKDMKNKLGIFRRRNESPGAQPAGKADKVMKSFKPTSEEALKWGESLEKLLLHKYGLAVFQAFLRTEFSEENLEFWLACEDFKKVKSQSKMASKAKKIFAEYIAIQACKEVNLDSYTREHTKDNMQSVTRGCFDLAQKRIFGLMEKDSYPRFLRSDLYLDLINQKKMSPPL; translated from the exons ATGTTTGAATCAGAGGCAGATGAGAAGAGGGAGATGCCcttggaggaagggaaggggctgggtgccAAGGATGCCCCACCTGGCAAGGACCCCTCTCCTGACCAGGAGCCTCCTCCAGGACAAGCCCTTCCACCCAAAGAGGACTCCTCTTCTGACCAGGAACCTTCTGCTGGCCCAGAGTCATTGCCTAGCAAAGACTCACCTTCCTGCAAGGAACCCCCTCCGGGCCAGGATCCCTCACCAAGCAAGGACTCCCCACCATGCCAGGAATCCCCTTCAGCCTCAGTCCTTTCTCCATGCCAGGACCTCCCTGCTAAGCAAGAACCCCCTCCTAGCCAAGACCCTCTACTCAGCAAAGACCTCCCTGCCAGCCAGGACCCCCCTGTCCAGGACCTTCCGCCCTGTCAAGATCTGCCCCCTAGCCAGGCCACCCTGGTAGCTGAGGTCGTTGCTGGGGAGACCACGAGCTCTGGGGACCCACCAGCAGTCACAGGGGACCCGCCTGTGGCCTCCAGGCCAAACTTTGTGATCCCCGAGGTCCGGCTGGACAGCGCCTacagccagaagacaggggcagatGGGGGCAGCTCGGGTGATGAGGAGGATGCAGAAGAAGCCGAGGAGGGGGATGAGGGCGAAGAGGACGAGGATGAGGACACAAGTGACGACAACTACGGAGAGCGCAGTGAGGCCAAGCGCAGCAGCATGATCGAGACGGGCCAGGGCGCGGAGGGCGGCCTCTCGCTGCACGTGCAGAACTCGCTGCGGCGCCGGACGCACAGCGAGGGGAGCCTGCTGCAGGAGGCCCGCGGGCCCTGCTTCGCCTCCGACACCACCTTGCACTGCTCGGATGGAGAGGGCACTGCGTCTACCTGGGCCATGCCTTCGCCCCGCACCCTCAAGAAGGAACTGGGCCGCAATGGTGGCTCCATGCACCACCTTTCCCTCTTCTTCACAGGACACAGGAAG ATGAGCGGGCCTGACACAGTTGGGGACGATGACGAAGCCTCTCGGAAGAGAAAGAGCAAAAACTT AGCCAAGGACATGAAGAACAAGCTAGGTATCTTCAGGCGGCGGAACGAATCCCCTGGGGCCCAGCCAGCGGGCAAGGCAGACAAAGTGATGAAGTCATTCAA GCCCACCTCAGAGGAGGCACTCAAGTGGGGCGAGTCCTTGGAGAAGCTGCTGCTCCACAAAT ATGGGTTAGCGGTATTCCAGGCTTTTCTTCGCACCGAGTTTAGTGAAGAGAACCTGGAATTCTGGCTGGCATGCGAGGACTTCAAGAAGGTCAAGTCACAGTCCAAGATGGCATCCAAGGCCAAGAAAATCTTCGCTGAGTACATTGCGATCCAGGCCTGCAAGGAG GTCAACCTGGACTCGTACACCCGGGAGCACACCAAGGACAACATGCAGAGCGTCACGCGGGGCTGCTTTGATCTGGCACAGAAGCGCATCTTTGGGCTCATGGAGAAGGACTCGTACCCGCGCTTCCTCCGCTCTGACCTCTACCTGGACCTCATTAACCAGAAGAAGATGAGTCCCCCGCTTTAG
- the RGS3 gene encoding regulator of G-protein signaling 3 isoform X9, which translates to MPLSRAPSQGWPGERYIFSLLPSWSLPFPGSSCLSPSPACASESSHPAGIAGCARLQPVPLLPAAQDTGLGTGARECSQQAIPGSKVGGPTEMLRGMYLTRNGNLQRRHTMKEAKDMKNKLGIFRRRNESPGAQPAGKADKVMKSFKPTSEEALKWGESLEKLLLHKYGLAVFQAFLRTEFSEENLEFWLACEDFKKVKSQSKMASKAKKIFAEYIAIQACKEVNLDSYTREHTKDNMQSVTRGCFDLAQKRIFGLMEKDSYPRFLRSDLYLDLINQKKMSPPL; encoded by the exons ATGCCCCTTTCACGGGCTCCCTCTCAGGGTTGGCCAGGAGAGAGATATATTTTTTCCCTGCTCCCGTCCTGGTCCCTCCCATTTCCTGGCTCCTCCTGTCTGAGTCCCAGCCCGGCCTGTGCTTCAGAGTCCAGTCATCCGGCTGGGATCGCAGGGTGCGCTAGGCTGCAGCCTGTACCGTTGCTGCCTGCTGCCCAGGACACGGGGTTGGGGACAGGAGCCCGGGAGTGCTCTCAGCAGGCCATCCCAGGCTCCAAGGTGGGGGGCCCTACAGAGATGCTCCGAGGCATGTACCTCACGCGCAACGGGAACCTCCAGAGGCGGCACACCATGAAGGA AGCCAAGGACATGAAGAACAAGCTAGGTATCTTCAGGCGGCGGAACGAATCCCCTGGGGCCCAGCCAGCGGGCAAGGCAGACAAAGTGATGAAGTCATTCAA GCCCACCTCAGAGGAGGCACTCAAGTGGGGCGAGTCCTTGGAGAAGCTGCTGCTCCACAAAT ATGGGTTAGCGGTATTCCAGGCTTTTCTTCGCACCGAGTTTAGTGAAGAGAACCTGGAATTCTGGCTGGCATGCGAGGACTTCAAGAAGGTCAAGTCACAGTCCAAGATGGCATCCAAGGCCAAGAAAATCTTCGCTGAGTACATTGCGATCCAGGCCTGCAAGGAG GTCAACCTGGACTCGTACACCCGGGAGCACACCAAGGACAACATGCAGAGCGTCACGCGGGGCTGCTTTGATCTGGCACAGAAGCGCATCTTTGGGCTCATGGAGAAGGACTCGTACCCGCGCTTCCTCCGCTCTGACCTCTACCTGGACCTCATTAACCAGAAGAAGATGAGTCCCCCGCTTTAG